From Elephas maximus indicus isolate mEleMax1 chromosome 1, mEleMax1 primary haplotype, whole genome shotgun sequence, a single genomic window includes:
- the BCLAF1 gene encoding bcl-2-associated transcription factor 1 isoform X5, with protein MGRSNSRSHSSRSKSRSQSTSRSRSRSHSRKKRYRSRSRTYSRSRSRDRIYSRDYRRDYRNNRGMRRPYGYRGRGRGYYQGGGGRYHRGGYRPVWNRRHSRSPRRGRSRSRSPKRRSVSSQRSRSRSRRSYRSSRSPRSSSSRSSSPYSKSPVSKRRGSQEKQTKKAEGEPQEESPLKSKSQEEPKDTFEHDPSESIDEFNKSATSGDIWPGLSAYDNSPRSPHSPSPIATPPSQSSSCSDAPMLSTVHSAKNTPSQHSHSIQHSPERSGSGSVGNGSSRYSPSQNSPIHHIPSRRSPAKTITPQNAPRDEARGRSSFYPDGGDQETAKTGKFLKRFTDEESRVFLLDRGNTRDKEAPKEKGSEKGRAEGEWEDQEALDYFSDKDSGKQKFNDSEGDDTEETEDYRQFRKSVLADQGKNFATTSHRNAEEEGPKYKSKVSLKGNRESDGFREEKNYKLKETGYVVERPSTTKDKHKEDDKSSERITVKKETQSPEQVKSEKLKDLFDYSPPLHKNLDAREKSTFREESPLRIKMIASDSHRPEVKLKMAPVPLDDSNRPASLTKDRLLASTLVHSVKKEQEFRSIFDHIKLPQASKSTSESFIQHIVSLVHHVKEQYFKSAAVTLNERFTSYQKATEEHSTRQKSPEIHRRIDISPSTLRKHTRLAGEERVFKEENQKGDKKLRCDSADLRHDIDRRRKERSKERGDSKGSRESSGSRKQEKTPKDYKEYKSYKDDSKHKSREQDHSRSSSSSASPSSPSSREEKESKKEREEEFKTHHELKEYSGFAGVSRPRGTFHDDRDDGVDYWAKRGRGRGTFQRGRGRFNFKKSGSSPKWTHDKYQGDGIVEDEEETMENNEEKKDRRKEEKVENLNLLVT; from the exons ATGGGTCGCTCCAATTCTAGATCACATTCTTCAAGATCAAAATCTAGATCGCAGTCTACTTCTCGATCACGATCAAGATCACACTCTAGAAAGAAGAGATACAG GTCCCGATCCAGGACGTATTCAAGATCTCGTAGCAGAGATCGTATTTATTCTAGAGATTATCGTCGAGATTACAGAAATAATAGAGGAATGAGAAGACCTTATGGGTACAGAGGAAGGGGTAGAGGGTATTACCAAGGAGGTGGAGGTAGATATCATCGAGGTGGCTATAGACCTGTCTGGAATAGAAGACACTCTAGGAGTCCTAGACGAGGTCGGTCACGTTCCAGAAGTCCGAAAAGAAGATCTGTTTCTTCTCAGAGATCGCGAAGCAGATCTCGCCGGTCATATAGATCCTCTAGGTCTCCAAGATCTTCCTCTTCTCGTTCTTCATCCCCATATAGCAAATCACCTGTCTCTAAAAGACGAGGGTCTcaggaaaaacaaaccaaaaaagctGAAGGGGAACCCCAAGAAGAGAGTCCTTTGAAAAGTAAATCACAGGAAGAACCGAAAGATACATTTGAACATGACCCATCTGAATCTATTGATGAATTTAATAAGTCAGCCACATCTGGTGATATTTGGCCTGGCCTCTCAGCTTATGATAATAGTCCCAGATCACCCCATAGTCCTTCACCTATTGCTACACCACCTAGTCAGAGTTCATCTTGCTCTGATGCCCCCATGCTCAGTACAGTCCACTCTGCAAAAAACACCCCCTCTCAGCATTCACATTCCATTCAGCATAGTCCTGAAAGATCTGGGTCTGGTTCTGTTGGAAATGGGTCTAGTCGATACAGTCCTTCTCAGAATAGTCCAATTCATCACATCCCTTCACGAAGAAGTCCTGCAAAGACAATCACACCACAGAATGCACCAAGAGATGAGGCTAGGGGACGTTCCTCATTTTATCCTGATGGTGGAGATCAGGAAACGGCAAAGACTGGAAAGTTCTTAAAAAG gttcacagatgaagagtcTAGAGTATTCCTGCTTGATAGGGGTAATACCAGGGATAAAgaggctccaaaggagaaaggatCAGAAAAAGGGAGGGCAGAGGGAGAATGGGAAGACCAGGAAGCTCTAGATTACTTCAGTGATAAAGACTCTGGAAAACAAAAGTTTAATGACTCAGAAGGGGATGACACAGAGGAGACAGAGGATTATAGACAGTTcaggaagtcagtccttgcagaTCAGGGTAAAAATTTTGCTACTACATCTCACCGGAATGCTGAGGAGGAAGGACCCAAGTACAAGTCGAAAGTTTCACTAAAAGGCAATAGAGAAAGTGATGgatttagagaagaaaaaaattataaacttaaAGAGACTGGATACGTAGTGGAAAGGCCTAGCACTACAAAAGATAAGCACAAGGAAGACGACAAAAGCTCTGAGAGGataacagtaaagaaagaaacccAGTCACCTGAGCAGGTAAAGTCTGAAAAGCTCAAAGACCTCTTTGATTACAGTCCCCCTCTACACAAGAATCTGGATGCACGAGAGAAGTCTACCTTCAGAGAGGAGAGCCCACTTAGGATCAAAATGATAGCCAGCGATTCTCATCGTCCTGAAGTCAAACTCAAAATGGCACCTGTTCCTCTTGATGATTCTAACAG ACCTGCTTCCTTGACTAAAGACAGGCTACTTGCTAGTACACTTGTCCATTCTGTCAAGAAGGAGCAAGAATTCCGATCCATCTTTGACCACATTAAGTTGCCGCAGGCCAGCAAAAGCACTTCAGAGTCGTTTATTCAACACATTGTGTCCTTGGTTCACCATGTTAAAG AGCAATACTTCAAATCAGCTGCAGTGACCCTAAACGAGAGATTCACTTCGTATCAGAAAGCCACTGAAGAACATAGTACCCGGCAAAAGAGCCCTGAGATACACAG GAGAATTGACATCTCTCCAAGTACCCTGAGGAAGCACACCCGTTTAGCAGGAGAAGAAAgagtttttaaagaagaaaatcaaaag GGAGATAAAAAACTAAGGTGTGATTCTGCTGATCTTCGACATGACATTGATCGTcgtagaaaagaaagaagtaaagaacGAGGGGATTCCAAGGGCTCCAGGGAATCCAGTGGATCAAGAAAGCAGGAGAAAACTCCAAAAGATTACAAGGAATACAAATCTTACAAAGATGACAG taAACATAAAAGTAGAGAGCAAGATCATTCTCGATCTTCATCCTCCTCAGCATCACCCTCTTCTCCCAGTTCTCGAGAAGAAAAGGAgagtaagaaagaaagagaagaagaatttAAAACTCATCATGAACTGAAAGAATACTCAGGCTTTGCAGGAGTTAGCCGACCGCGAGGAACCttt